In one window of Thalassococcus arenae DNA:
- a CDS encoding penicillin acylase family protein, translating into MARVFRWLLRLVSAALVLSVLAVLVVYYLASRSLPDYDNTRPTAGITGDIEIVRDNAGVPHIFALSDRDAFFGLGYAHAQDRLWQMMLLRRTAQGRLSEMFGERTVRTDTLLRRLDLYPLAVQSVEAQDAATLDALEAYASGVNARIDEINADSLGRGAPEFFLFSAPVAPWKPADSIAIVKLMALQLSGHLNEEVLRARTSLLLDDAARLADILPDMPGQGTAALPDYASLAPGAPGPTRSARADLPPFWPVAPRGLAGASNGWAAAPERSAGGGTLLANDPHLGFTAPAIWYLARLQLQSGGVIGGTIPGIPAVMVGRSEKLAWGLTSSYLDDQDLFIEELNPDNPEEYRGPDGFRPFVTRKSIIEIKDAPAVTVTLRFTDNGPVLPGSQFDLAEITPPGHVVSLSWTALSPRDTSMTAAMGLMTAGSVREAIEVSAAYVAPSQVLTLIDRDTIGMKLVGTMPRRDANHQSQGRLPSPGWIAANRWQGVLPYSANPGFLSPSGGIVGNTNNKILDRPFPLHVSFDWGDSQRVQRWQALMQGRKVHTRESFVEAQLDTVSPAARTLLPLIGRDLWFTGEAAPEGTPERQRRRALDLLANWSGEMNEHLPEPLIYAAWIRALQDRLIRDDLGPLADAFTHVEPLFIERVYRDIDGASAWCDVIRSAAEESCTDIARLALDDALVWIDETYGTALESLRWGDAHQATHDHPVLGDVPLLRQFVNIRQSTSGGDHTLQRGRTSGDDPNPFLNVHGAGYRGVYDFADPDSSVFVTSTGQSGHFLSRHYDDLGQLWRRGEYIPMSLDEDLARAASVGITRLVKP; encoded by the coding sequence ATGGCGCGCGTGTTCCGATGGTTGCTCAGGCTGGTCAGCGCCGCGCTGGTTCTGTCGGTGCTGGCCGTGCTGGTGGTCTATTACCTCGCCTCGCGGTCGCTGCCCGACTACGACAACACCCGTCCCACCGCCGGGATCACCGGCGATATCGAGATCGTGCGCGACAATGCCGGTGTGCCGCATATCTTCGCGCTGTCCGACCGCGACGCGTTCTTCGGCCTGGGTTATGCCCATGCACAGGACCGGCTGTGGCAGATGATGCTGCTACGCCGCACCGCCCAGGGCCGCCTGTCCGAGATGTTCGGCGAACGCACGGTGCGCACCGACACGTTGCTGCGCCGGCTGGATCTCTATCCGCTGGCGGTGCAATCCGTGGAGGCGCAGGACGCCGCGACGCTGGATGCGCTCGAAGCCTATGCCTCCGGGGTCAACGCCCGCATCGACGAAATCAATGCCGACAGTCTGGGCCGCGGCGCACCGGAATTCTTCCTGTTCAGCGCCCCCGTCGCACCGTGGAAACCGGCCGACAGCATCGCCATCGTCAAACTGATGGCATTGCAATTGTCCGGCCATCTGAACGAAGAGGTCCTGCGCGCCCGCACCTCGCTACTGCTGGACGATGCGGCGCGGCTGGCCGATATCCTGCCCGACATGCCCGGCCAGGGCACCGCCGCCCTGCCCGACTATGCCAGCCTGGCGCCCGGTGCACCCGGTCCGACCCGCAGCGCCCGCGCCGATCTGCCGCCTTTCTGGCCGGTGGCACCGCGCGGTCTGGCCGGCGCATCGAACGGCTGGGCCGCGGCGCCGGAACGCTCGGCCGGCGGCGGCACGCTGCTGGCCAATGACCCGCACCTGGGCTTCACTGCGCCCGCGATCTGGTATCTGGCAAGGCTGCAACTGCAATCGGGCGGCGTGATCGGCGGCACGATCCCCGGCATCCCCGCGGTGATGGTGGGACGGTCGGAAAAGCTGGCCTGGGGTCTGACCTCCAGCTATCTCGACGATCAGGATCTGTTCATCGAGGAACTGAACCCCGACAACCCCGAAGAATATCGCGGACCCGACGGGTTCAGGCCCTTCGTCACGCGCAAGTCGATCATCGAGATCAAGGACGCGCCGGCGGTCACCGTTACCCTGCGCTTTACCGATAACGGCCCGGTTCTGCCGGGTTCTCAATTCGACCTTGCCGAAATCACCCCGCCTGGACATGTGGTGTCACTGTCCTGGACCGCGCTCAGCCCGCGCGACACCTCGATGACCGCGGCGATGGGCCTGATGACGGCCGGGTCGGTGCGCGAGGCGATCGAAGTCAGCGCGGCCTATGTCGCACCTTCGCAGGTGTTGACCCTGATCGACCGCGACACGATCGGCATGAAGCTGGTCGGCACCATGCCGCGCCGCGACGCCAACCACCAGAGCCAGGGCCGTCTGCCCAGCCCGGGCTGGATCGCGGCCAATCGCTGGCAAGGCGTGCTGCCCTACAGCGCCAATCCCGGTTTCCTGTCGCCCAGCGGCGGCATCGTCGGCAATACCAACAACAAGATCCTCGACCGTCCTTTCCCGCTGCATGTCAGCTTCGATTGGGGCGACAGTCAGCGGGTGCAGCGCTGGCAGGCGCTGATGCAGGGCCGCAAGGTCCATACCCGCGAAAGTTTCGTCGAGGCACAGCTCGACACCGTTTCACCCGCCGCGCGCACGCTGTTGCCGCTGATCGGTCGCGATCTCTGGTTCACCGGAGAAGCGGCACCCGAAGGCACACCGGAACGGCAGCGCAGACGCGCGCTCGACCTGCTGGCCAACTGGTCCGGCGAGATGAACGAACATCTGCCCGAACCGCTGATCTATGCCGCCTGGATCCGCGCCCTGCAAGACCGACTGATCCGCGACGACCTGGGCCCCTTGGCCGACGCGTTCACGCATGTCGAACCGCTGTTCATCGAACGGGTCTACCGCGACATCGACGGCGCCAGCGCCTGGTGCGACGTGATCCGGTCGGCCGCCGAGGAAAGCTGCACAGACATCGCCCGGCTGGCGCTGGATGATGCCCTGGTCTGGATCGATGAGACCTACGGCACCGCATTGGAAAGCCTGCGTTGGGGCGATGCCCACCAGGCCACCCACGACCACCCGGTCCTGGGCGACGTGCCGTTGCTGCGCCAATTCGTCAACATCCGCCAAAGCACCAGCGGTGGCGATCACACGCTGCAACGCGGACGGACCTCGGGCGATGATCCGAACCCGTTCCTGAACGTGCACGGGGCCGGCTATCGCGGTGTCTACGATTTCGCCGATCCCGACAGTTCGGTCTTCGTCACCTCGACCGGGCAGTCGGGGCATTTCCTGTCGCGGCATTACGACGATCTGGGTCAGCTCTGGCGGCGTGGCGAATACATCCCGATGTCGCTCGACGAAGATCTTGCGCGCGCCGCCTCGGTCGGCATCACGCGTCTGGTCAAGCCGTGA
- the hflX gene encoding GTPase HflX, with product MTRAWVLHPDIKSDRDRRNAVMALEEAVALAVALPGLEVVGSEVVPLPKPQPGMLFGSGKIAELKGRLKSADVELVLVDGPVSPVQQRNLEKEWGVKLLDRTGLILEIFSDRAATREGVLQVEMAALSYQRTRLVRAWTHLERQRGGLGFVGGPGETQIEADRRAIDEQLVRLRRQLDKVVRTRDLHRKARAKVPYPIVALVGYTNAGKSTLFNRLTGAEVMAKDMLFATLDPTMRAVTLPTGLEVILSDTVGFISDLPTELVAAFRATLEEVLAADLIVHVRDIAHPNTEEQAEDVRGILDGLGVRDDVPLIELWNKIDLLSEADAEAVRVRAARTDSVFAVSAWTGTGLDRFLEAATEALGGARQHDVVTLAHADGKRRAWLFDKGLVEREEQAEDGVRLHVLWSARDRARFEAL from the coding sequence GTGACCCGCGCCTGGGTCCTGCATCCCGACATCAAGTCCGACCGTGACCGCCGCAACGCCGTCATGGCCCTGGAAGAGGCCGTGGCATTGGCCGTTGCCTTGCCCGGGCTCGAAGTCGTGGGGTCGGAAGTCGTGCCGCTTCCGAAACCGCAACCCGGCATGTTGTTCGGGTCGGGAAAGATCGCGGAACTGAAGGGTCGGCTGAAAAGCGCCGATGTCGAGCTGGTGCTCGTCGATGGCCCGGTCAGCCCCGTGCAGCAGCGCAACCTGGAAAAGGAATGGGGGGTGAAGCTGCTGGACCGGACCGGGCTGATCCTCGAAATCTTCTCGGACCGCGCGGCGACCCGCGAGGGCGTGTTGCAGGTGGAAATGGCGGCGCTCAGCTATCAGCGCACGCGGCTGGTGCGGGCATGGACCCACCTGGAACGTCAGCGCGGCGGTCTGGGTTTCGTCGGCGGCCCCGGCGAGACGCAGATCGAAGCGGACCGCCGCGCCATCGACGAACAGCTGGTGCGCCTGCGCCGGCAACTGGACAAGGTCGTCAGAACGCGCGACCTGCACCGCAAGGCGCGCGCCAAGGTGCCGTATCCGATCGTTGCTCTGGTGGGCTATACCAATGCCGGCAAGTCGACGCTGTTCAACCGCCTGACCGGGGCCGAGGTGATGGCCAAGGACATGCTGTTCGCCACGCTCGACCCGACCATGCGGGCGGTGACGTTGCCGACAGGACTCGAGGTCATCCTGTCGGATACGGTGGGGTTCATCTCGGACCTGCCGACCGAACTGGTCGCCGCTTTCCGCGCGACTCTGGAAGAGGTGCTGGCCGCAGATCTGATCGTGCACGTGCGTGACATCGCCCATCCCAACACCGAGGAGCAGGCCGAGGACGTGCGCGGAATCCTTGATGGGCTTGGTGTTCGCGACGACGTTCCGCTGATCGAATTGTGGAACAAGATCGACCTGTTGTCGGAAGCCGATGCCGAGGCAGTGCGCGTGCGCGCCGCCCGGACGGACAGCGTCTTTGCCGTATCGGCTTGGACAGGGACGGGATTGGACCGGTTTCTCGAGGCGGCGACCGAGGCGCTTGGCGGTGCGCGGCAGCACGATGTCGTCACATTGGCCCATGCCGATGGCAAACGCCGGGCGTGGCTGTTCGACAAGGGGCTGGTCGAGCGCGAGGAACAGGCCGAGGATGGCGTCCGACTGCATGTGCTGTGGTCGGCCCGCGACCGCGCGCGGTTCGAAGCGCTCTAG
- the hfq gene encoding RNA chaperone Hfq — translation MASDRQNLQDAFLNHVRKTKVPVTVFLINGVKLQGVITWFDNFCVLLRRDGQSQLVYKHAISTIMPSQPVNLYDGDEGA, via the coding sequence ATGGCTTCGGACAGACAAAATCTGCAAGACGCATTCCTGAATCATGTCCGCAAGACCAAGGTGCCCGTCACCGTTTTCCTGATCAACGGTGTGAAACTGCAGGGTGTCATCACCTGGTTCGACAATTTCTGCGTGCTGCTGCGCCGCGACGGGCAGTCGCAACTGGTCTACAAACACGCGATTTCGACGATCATGCCGTCACAGCCGGTGAACCTGTATGACGGCGACGAGGGCGCTTGA
- a CDS encoding cytochrome c biogenesis CcdA family protein: MFGIEIIDAALLPAMFVALLAGFLSFLSPCVLPIVPPYLAFMSGMSMSDVASGQDRRRVVTAALFFVMGLSTVFIFLGFTASWIGMLFLQNQVLLSRVAGVVVIVFGLHFLGVFRIGFLDREARMEAGDSGGSAFGAYVLGLAFAFGWTPCIGPILGAILSMAASEASVARGTALLAVYAVGLGIPFLLAAIFLTRAMGLMNRIKRHMAVIEKVMGLLLVAVGVALLTGAFSALAFWLLETFPLLATVG; this comes from the coding sequence ATGTTCGGAATCGAGATCATCGACGCGGCCCTACTGCCCGCCATGTTCGTGGCGCTGTTGGCGGGGTTCCTGTCATTCCTCAGCCCCTGCGTGCTGCCCATCGTGCCGCCTTACCTGGCCTTCATGTCCGGCATGAGCATGTCGGATGTCGCCAGTGGGCAGGATCGGCGGCGCGTGGTGACCGCGGCGCTGTTCTTCGTCATGGGGCTGTCGACGGTCTTCATCTTCCTGGGTTTCACCGCCAGCTGGATCGGCATGCTGTTTCTGCAGAACCAGGTTCTGCTTTCGCGTGTCGCGGGCGTCGTGGTGATCGTTTTCGGCCTGCATTTCCTGGGTGTGTTCCGCATCGGTTTCCTGGACCGCGAGGCACGGATGGAGGCGGGCGACAGCGGCGGATCGGCTTTTGGCGCCTATGTTCTGGGGCTGGCATTTGCCTTTGGCTGGACGCCCTGTATCGGCCCGATCCTGGGCGCGATCCTGTCGATGGCGGCATCAGAGGCGTCGGTTGCGCGGGGCACCGCACTGCTGGCGGTTTACGCGGTGGGGCTGGGTATTCCGTTTCTTCTGGCAGCGATCTTTCTGACCCGTGCCATGGGGCTGATGAACCGGATCAAACGCCACATGGCTGTGATCGAAAAGGTCATGGGGCTGCTGCTGGTCGCGGTGGGGGTCGCCCTTTTGACGGGGGCGTTCTCGGCGTTGGCCTTCTGGCTTCTGGAAACCTTTCCGCTGCTGGCGACGGTCGGCTGA
- a CDS encoding Rne/Rng family ribonuclease has product MPKKMLIDATHAEETRVVVVDGNKVEEFDFESENKRQLAGNIYLAKVTRVEPSLQAAFVDYGGNRHGFLAFSEIHPDYYQIPVADRKALMEEEAALAAAEDEDEKEKPKSSRSRSRSRRKSSSRAESSKPADKVTSAEAAGDISGMETIDLGDDEYAEDATTAADAGEGLSPMETVQETPVEEPDDTDGSDEVAGGKSKADEAEHDDNGDAGDAASKDESIESVSDDDTEEDIRPARKPRPRRYKIQEVVKVRQIMLVQVVKEERGNKGAALTTYLSLAGRYCVLMPNTARGGGISRKITNASDRSKLKEIANSIEVPKGAGLIIRTAGSQRTKTEIKRDYEYLQRLWEQIRELTLKSIAPAKIYEEGDLIKRSIRDLYNRDIDEVLVEGDRGYRIAKDFMKMIMPSHAKNVKHYQDQLPLFARYQVESYLAGMFNPTVQLKSGGYIVIGVTEALVAIDVNSGRATKEGSIEETALKTNLEAAEEVARQLRLRDLAGLIVIDFIDMDERKNNAAVEKRLKDKLKTDRARIQVGRISGFGLLEMSRQRLRPGMIEATTQPCTHCHGTGLIRSDDNMALMVLRQIEEEGTRRRTREVLVKCPVGIANFLMNQKREHIAQIEARYGMSVRIEGDPALVSPDFSMEKFKTATRSVPEAAPVVSVDTSIMDAVDEDALEAEEEDETEAEATAETEESSGEEKPKKRRRRRRRRSSKSRDAENGDNGDNGDNGDAAGDEDAPSEPAQTEAAAADGDTADVAVEAEAETEVDAGADEKPKKTTSRSRSSRSRSKKKAEEAPAEAAAEEPAPEAPAADAATDAAEDKPAEKPKKTVTRSRSTKSTKSTKTTAKKTKAEEAEPSEADAAPVAETKADEAPAEKPKPKRTRKKAEAVIAEAVTEAGETVTEAPLETADTTESAEPESDKPKRRGWWSLGR; this is encoded by the coding sequence ATGCCAAAGAAAATGCTCATCGACGCCACCCACGCGGAAGAGACCCGCGTCGTGGTGGTGGACGGAAACAAGGTCGAGGAATTCGACTTTGAATCGGAAAACAAGCGCCAGCTCGCCGGCAACATCTATCTAGCGAAAGTCACGCGGGTCGAACCCTCGTTGCAGGCTGCCTTCGTCGATTACGGCGGCAACCGGCACGGCTTTCTGGCTTTCTCGGAAATCCACCCGGATTACTACCAGATCCCCGTTGCCGACCGAAAGGCGCTGATGGAGGAAGAGGCGGCGTTGGCCGCGGCCGAGGACGAGGACGAGAAGGAAAAGCCGAAATCCTCGCGGTCGCGGTCGCGGTCGCGACGCAAATCGTCGTCCCGGGCCGAATCCAGCAAACCTGCCGACAAGGTGACCAGCGCCGAGGCGGCGGGCGACATTTCGGGTATGGAAACGATCGACCTCGGCGATGACGAGTATGCGGAGGACGCAACCACCGCCGCGGACGCGGGCGAAGGCCTGTCGCCGATGGAGACGGTGCAGGAAACTCCGGTCGAGGAACCCGACGATACAGACGGCAGCGACGAAGTCGCGGGCGGCAAGTCCAAGGCGGACGAGGCCGAGCACGACGACAACGGCGATGCGGGCGATGCCGCGTCCAAGGACGAAAGCATCGAATCGGTATCCGACGACGACACCGAGGAAGACATCCGCCCGGCACGCAAGCCGCGCCCGCGCCGCTACAAGATCCAGGAAGTCGTCAAGGTTCGGCAGATCATGCTGGTCCAGGTGGTCAAGGAGGAACGCGGCAACAAGGGCGCCGCGCTGACGACCTACCTTTCGCTGGCCGGGCGCTATTGCGTGCTGATGCCCAACACCGCACGCGGGGGCGGCATCTCGCGCAAGATCACCAACGCGTCGGATCGCTCCAAGCTCAAGGAGATCGCCAATTCGATCGAGGTGCCGAAAGGCGCCGGGCTGATCATCCGCACCGCCGGGTCGCAGCGCACCAAGACCGAGATCAAGCGCGACTACGAATACCTCCAGCGGCTGTGGGAACAGATCCGCGAACTGACGCTGAAATCCATCGCGCCGGCCAAGATCTACGAGGAAGGCGACCTGATCAAACGGTCGATCCGTGATCTGTATAACCGTGACATCGATGAGGTTCTGGTGGAAGGCGACCGCGGTTACCGCATCGCCAAGGACTTCATGAAGATGATCATGCCGTCCCACGCCAAGAACGTGAAGCACTACCAGGACCAGTTGCCGCTGTTCGCGCGCTACCAGGTCGAAAGCTACCTGGCGGGGATGTTCAATCCCACCGTTCAGCTGAAATCCGGCGGCTACATCGTGATCGGGGTGACCGAAGCGCTGGTGGCGATCGACGTGAACTCGGGCCGGGCCACCAAGGAAGGTTCGATCGAGGAAACCGCGCTCAAGACCAACCTGGAAGCGGCCGAGGAAGTGGCCCGCCAGTTGCGCCTGCGTGACCTTGCCGGGCTGATCGTGATCGATTTCATCGACATGGACGAGCGCAAGAACAACGCCGCCGTCGAAAAGCGCCTGAAAGACAAGCTCAAGACCGACCGCGCCCGCATCCAGGTGGGTAGGATCAGCGGGTTCGGCCTGCTCGAGATGTCCCGCCAACGCCTGCGGCCCGGCATGATCGAGGCCACCACCCAGCCCTGCACCCATTGTCACGGCACCGGGCTGATCCGGTCCGACGACAACATGGCGCTGATGGTGCTGCGCCAGATCGAAGAGGAAGGCACTCGCCGACGCACCCGCGAGGTGCTGGTGAAATGCCCGGTCGGGATCGCCAACTTCCTGATGAATCAGAAACGCGAGCACATCGCCCAGATCGAGGCGCGCTACGGCATGTCGGTGCGGATCGAAGGTGATCCGGCGCTGGTGTCTCCCGACTTCTCGATGGAGAAATTCAAGACCGCGACCCGGTCAGTGCCCGAGGCGGCGCCGGTCGTATCGGTCGATACCTCGATCATGGATGCGGTCGACGAAGACGCGCTTGAGGCCGAGGAGGAAGACGAAACCGAAGCCGAAGCCACCGCCGAGACCGAGGAAAGCTCGGGCGAGGAGAAACCCAAGAAGCGCCGCCGCCGCCGCCGCCGCCGGTCGTCCAAATCGCGGGATGCGGAGAACGGCGACAACGGTGACAACGGCGACAACGGAGATGCTGCCGGTGACGAGGATGCGCCCTCGGAACCTGCACAGACCGAAGCCGCCGCTGCGGATGGCGACACGGCGGATGTCGCGGTTGAGGCCGAGGCCGAAACCGAAGTGGACGCCGGGGCGGACGAGAAGCCCAAGAAAACCACGTCCCGCTCGCGCTCCAGCCGGTCACGGTCGAAGAAGAAGGCCGAAGAGGCGCCCGCCGAGGCCGCCGCGGAAGAGCCGGCCCCGGAAGCGCCCGCAGCGGATGCAGCGACCGATGCCGCCGAAGACAAACCCGCGGAAAAGCCCAAGAAAACCGTCACGCGATCGCGGTCGACGAAGTCGACGAAATCGACCAAAACCACCGCGAAAAAGACCAAGGCCGAAGAGGCGGAACCCTCCGAGGCCGATGCCGCGCCCGTTGCGGAAACCAAGGCCGACGAGGCGCCCGCCGAGAAACCCAAGCCCAAGCGCACCCGCAAGAAGGCCGAAGCGGTGATCGCCGAAGCGGTGACGGAAGCCGGCGAAACCGTGACCGAAGCGCCTTTGGAGACGGCAGACACGACCGAGTCTGCTGAACCCGAGTCCGACAAGCCCAAGCGCCGCGGCTGGTGGTCGCTGGGCCGGTGA
- a CDS encoding sulfurtransferase TusA family protein → MNDVLDATGLLCPLPVLKARKRLMALPEGGVLVLQTDDPAAIVDVPHFCAEAGHSLEDSREDGLVTTWTIRKAGRTA, encoded by the coding sequence ATGAATGACGTTCTGGATGCCACCGGGCTGCTATGCCCCCTGCCGGTCCTGAAGGCGCGCAAGCGGCTGATGGCGCTGCCTGAGGGCGGCGTGCTCGTGCTGCAGACCGACGATCCGGCCGCCATCGTCGACGTGCCGCATTTCTGCGCCGAAGCCGGGCATTCCCTGGAAGACAGCCGCGAAGACGGCTTGGTCACGACCTGGACGATCCGCAAGGCCGGCCGGACCGCCTGA
- a CDS encoding NAD(P)-dependent oxidoreductase: MAKVAFLGLGVMGYPMAGHLAKAGHDVCVYNRTAAKADAWVAQHGGRSAASPAKAAAGAEFVMACVGNDDDLRGVCEGADGAFAGMEQGAVFVDHTTVSAAITRELHSTAGGLGLHFVDAPVSGGQAGAENGQLVIMCGGDEDIYARAEPVMQAYAKLCKRLGDSGSGQLTKMVNQICIAGLVQGLSEGLHFAQKAGLDGRAVVEVIGGGAAGSWQMVNRYETMLDDKFDHGFAVDWMRKDLGICLSTANENGASLPVTALVDQFYKDIQKMGGGRWDTSSLIKRLNEAG; this comes from the coding sequence ATGGCAAAGGTCGCATTTCTGGGTTTGGGCGTGATGGGCTATCCGATGGCCGGTCACCTCGCCAAGGCGGGGCACGACGTCTGCGTCTACAATCGCACCGCCGCCAAGGCCGACGCCTGGGTCGCCCAGCATGGCGGACGGTCGGCTGCCAGCCCGGCCAAGGCCGCCGCCGGCGCCGAATTCGTGATGGCCTGCGTCGGCAATGACGACGACCTGCGGGGCGTCTGCGAAGGCGCGGACGGTGCCTTTGCCGGGATGGAACAGGGCGCGGTTTTCGTCGATCACACCACGGTCTCGGCGGCGATCACCCGCGAATTGCACAGCACGGCCGGCGGCCTGGGGCTGCATTTCGTCGATGCGCCGGTTTCTGGAGGGCAGGCCGGTGCAGAAAACGGCCAGCTGGTCATCATGTGCGGCGGCGACGAGGATATCTATGCGCGCGCCGAACCGGTGATGCAGGCTTATGCCAAGCTGTGCAAGCGGCTGGGCGACAGCGGTTCGGGGCAACTGACCAAGATGGTCAACCAGATCTGCATCGCCGGGTTGGTGCAGGGCCTGTCCGAAGGGCTGCATTTCGCCCAGAAGGCCGGGCTGGACGGGCGCGCGGTGGTCGAGGTGATCGGCGGCGGTGCGGCGGGGTCGTGGCAGATGGTCAATCGATACGAAACCATGCTGGACGACAAGTTCGACCACGGCTTTGCCGTCGACTGGATGCGCAAGGATCTGGGCATCTGCCTGAGCACTGCCAATGAAAACGGCGCGTCGTTGCCGGTGACGGCGCTGGTCGACCAGTTCTACAAGGACATCCAGAAAATGGGCGGCGGCCGCTGGGATACGTCCAGCCTGATCAAGCGCCTGAACGAAGCAGGCTGA
- a CDS encoding trans-3-hydroxy-L-proline dehydratase: MRSRSVIHVVSCHAEGEVGDVIVGGVAPPPGDTLWDQRAWIARDQSLRNFVLNEPRGGVFRHVNLLVPPRHPDADAAFIIMEPEDTPPMSGSNAICVATVLLDTGILPMTEPVTELCLEAPGGLVRVHADCADGKARRISVENLPSFAGLMDVALEVEGLGTLRVDTAFGGDSFVVVDPAALGMALEPDAAREIAELGVRITNAANRQLRFAHPDRPDWTHHSFCLFAAPLKRDGDHLTAQSVVAIQPGKLDRSPTGTAVSARMALLHAHGQMTEADRFTAISIIGSTFEGRILGTTQVGDRAAIRPQISGRAWITGTHQHMLDPDDPWPAGYRLSDTWPRIR, encoded by the coding sequence ATGCGCAGCCGCTCGGTGATCCACGTCGTTTCCTGCCATGCCGAAGGCGAAGTCGGCGACGTGATCGTGGGCGGCGTCGCACCGCCTCCGGGGGACACGCTGTGGGATCAGCGGGCGTGGATCGCGCGGGATCAGTCCTTGCGCAATTTCGTCCTGAACGAACCGCGCGGCGGTGTCTTCCGGCATGTGAACCTTCTGGTGCCGCCCAGGCACCCCGACGCGGACGCGGCCTTTATCATCATGGAGCCCGAAGACACCCCGCCGATGTCCGGCTCGAACGCGATCTGCGTGGCGACCGTGCTGCTGGACACCGGCATCCTGCCGATGACCGAACCGGTGACCGAACTGTGCCTGGAGGCGCCGGGCGGGCTGGTTCGGGTGCACGCCGATTGCGCCGACGGCAAGGCGCGCCGGATCAGCGTGGAAAACCTGCCGTCCTTCGCCGGTCTGATGGATGTCGCGCTGGAGGTCGAGGGGCTGGGCACGCTGCGCGTCGACACCGCGTTCGGCGGTGACAGCTTTGTCGTTGTCGACCCCGCCGCGCTTGGCATGGCGCTGGAACCCGACGCGGCGCGCGAGATCGCCGAGTTGGGCGTGCGCATCACCAATGCGGCCAATCGGCAGCTGCGGTTCGCCCATCCCGACCGTCCCGACTGGACCCACCATTCCTTTTGCCTGTTCGCGGCACCGCTCAAACGCGACGGTGATCACCTGACCGCGCAATCGGTCGTGGCGATCCAGCCCGGCAAGCTGGATCGCTCGCCCACGGGCACGGCGGTATCGGCACGCATGGCGCTTCTGCATGCCCACGGTCAGATGACAGAAGCCGACCGGTTCACAGCCATCTCGATCATCGGTTCAACCTTCGAGGGGCGCATCCTGGGAACGACGCAGGTCGGCGACCGCGCGGCGATCCGCCCGCAGATCAGCGGACGCGCCTGGATCACCGGCACCCACCAGCACATGCTGGACCCCGACGATCCCTGGCCCGCCGGATACCGCCTGTCCGATACCTGGCCGCGCATCCGCTGA
- a CDS encoding aminoglycoside phosphotransferase family protein — protein sequence MTRLTIAEAETLVRDALRAAGWPADAPLVSLKPPKATRPSCVFRLDSPTRPAVLKVWSPAMSAKAARQVARQDAVARGLGDGAFRAPAILFFDPDRHVVAMALVAGRDAGALWQDSGDLAHLRRAGSWVAALHGLSAEQVAFRPAGLLNWLDRLQAELVEGGRPIPDAESFREAAAGVQALASTVRKAPARRAITHRDLNLSNMIIGDMVWGLDFENDRPDDAARDIAHLALDAMARAPQAIAPRAVLAALRDGYGDSGTAPEVTLFLQRCFCLGVWANTKLQPSRVNQARLDAARWLLKQDEPLI from the coding sequence GTGACACGGCTGACGATTGCCGAAGCCGAGACACTGGTCCGCGACGCGCTGCGCGCGGCAGGCTGGCCCGCGGATGCGCCGCTCGTCTCGCTCAAGCCGCCGAAAGCCACGCGGCCATCTTGCGTCTTTCGCCTGGACAGTCCGACCCGCCCTGCCGTGCTCAAGGTCTGGTCGCCCGCAATGTCCGCCAAGGCGGCACGGCAAGTGGCGCGACAGGATGCGGTGGCACGCGGTCTTGGCGACGGAGCGTTCCGCGCGCCGGCGATCCTGTTCTTCGACCCCGATCGCCACGTCGTTGCGATGGCACTTGTGGCAGGCCGCGATGCCGGTGCGCTCTGGCAGGACAGCGGTGATCTCGCGCATCTGCGCCGCGCCGGTTCCTGGGTCGCCGCACTGCACGGGCTGAGCGCGGAACAGGTGGCGTTCCGGCCCGCGGGGCTGCTGAACTGGCTGGACAGGTTGCAGGCGGAACTGGTCGAAGGCGGGCGGCCGATTCCGGACGCGGAGAGTTTTCGCGAAGCCGCGGCCGGCGTCCAGGCGCTGGCAAGCACGGTCCGAAAGGCACCGGCGCGCCGCGCCATCACCCACCGCGATCTCAACCTGTCGAACATGATCATCGGCGATATGGTCTGGGGGCTGGATTTCGAAAACGACCGACCCGACGACGCAGCGCGCGACATCGCGCATCTGGCGCTCGATGCCATGGCCCGCGCACCGCAAGCCATCGCGCCGCGAGCCGTTCTGGCGGCGCTGCGTGATGGCTATGGCGACAGCGGCACCGCGCCCGAGGTCACGCTGTTCCTGCAACGCTGTTTTTGCCTGGGCGTCTGGGCCAACACCAAGTTGCAGCCGTCGCGGGTCAACCAGGCTCGGCTGGATGCAGCCCGCTGGCTGCTGAAACAGGACGAACCGCTGATCTAG